From a single Bacillus pumilus genomic region:
- a CDS encoding DUF4825 domain-containing protein: MKKWMYILLLLTVVLSGCNSQATEQKSIKGIEDISLKQLSKHKNTYLGDNSTIREILSELPGGMIREFEIVDGKSLDITYGVKENADDTEKQFDAYWFDQKETIEKTYLYNAFALFILVDNVKQVTLKMSSNNEPAVTFNRQQLEKKLPHSFKEYQDNVALWQKELVDGVVKSKEKRQDVYKVFPMQK; encoded by the coding sequence ATGAAGAAGTGGATGTATATCCTGTTGCTACTAACAGTCGTCTTATCTGGATGCAACAGTCAAGCGACCGAGCAGAAGAGCATAAAAGGAATAGAAGATATATCATTAAAACAGCTTTCTAAGCACAAAAACACGTATCTTGGTGACAACTCAACCATTCGTGAGATCTTATCAGAGCTTCCTGGAGGTATGATTCGAGAATTTGAAATCGTTGATGGAAAGTCATTAGACATTACATACGGAGTAAAAGAAAATGCCGATGACACAGAAAAACAATTTGACGCATACTGGTTTGATCAAAAGGAGACGATTGAGAAAACGTATTTATACAACGCATTCGCACTTTTTATCCTCGTCGATAATGTTAAGCAGGTAACCCTCAAGATGAGCTCAAACAATGAACCAGCTGTCACGTTTAATAGACAGCAACTAGAAAAAAAGCTCCCTCACTCATTCAAAGAGTACCAAGACAATGTAGCGCTTTGGCAGAAGGAACTGGTTGATGGAGTTGTGAAGTCAAAAGAGAAACGGCAAGATGTATATAAAGTGTTTCCCATGCAGAAATAA
- a CDS encoding YbaK family protein codes for MAEVLSFYQLKTKRDVTLEKKLLRTLSLQQVTVASEKFTKKLFPFADDPAGIMSDGCIDFAIEAFLAGGRYGESSKYGESFDDIKKRSVHEEDELVEELAGCLQSWGNMFRMERKMSCLYPFAKDFLSVWWEEGFRESEKRHKLRLH; via the coding sequence ATGGCAGAAGTGCTTTCATTTTATCAATTGAAAACAAAACGAGATGTCACGCTTGAAAAGAAGCTGTTGCGTACATTGTCTCTTCAACAGGTGACGGTTGCTTCCGAGAAATTCACGAAGAAGCTGTTCCCATTTGCAGATGATCCAGCCGGTATTATGAGTGATGGCTGCATCGATTTCGCCATTGAAGCTTTTTTAGCAGGTGGGAGATACGGAGAGTCGAGTAAGTATGGTGAATCATTCGATGATATAAAGAAGCGGTCAGTTCATGAAGAAGATGAACTGGTTGAGGAGCTAGCAGGGTGTTTGCAGTCGTGGGGGAATATGTTCCGAATGGAGCGCAAGATGTCGTGTTTGTATCCATTTGCGAAGGATTTTTTAAGCGTGTGGTGGGAGGAAGGCTTTCGAGAATCAGAAAAAAGACACAAGCTTCGGCTGCATTAA